The genomic stretch TATAATAAGTTCCCTAACTTCATAGTGAAACATTTCATGATGGCTTTATTTTGCAACACAATTGCATAATACTCAATCACAAGAAATAGATGTATGTGTCTGCACGCTAGTGCAGTCcccatcaaacatcaaaattcatgTATCACCATCATGGAGAAAATCCGTCAAACTTGCAGTACAAGTAATTCCCAAGAGACAATGTATCTAGAAGCATTATTCAAAATTGAAGCTACTTCTATAGACAAAAATATGGGAATCAGTCAACAAAAAGGAAGCAGTCTAGGAGAGGCAAGAGTAAGCCAAACTCTTCTCCTCAGAAAGCTCTTCGGCTGTCAAGTCCAGCTTCTTCCTTGAGAACTCGTCAATTGAAAGTCCTAGGATTAAAAATTGGAACATTTTTTCAGATCAAATGCACTCATCATCCTACGTAGAGCTATATATGGTATAAGCTTGGCAAAAACAATTgagaaacaatttttcttttttaatcgaAATTTACCTTGGACAATTTTCCATTCTCCATTGGCACAAGTGACGGGGAATGAATAGATAAGTCCAGCGGGAACATTGTAAGAACCATCGGAATACACTCCCATTGAAACGAATGTGCCCTAATAATGCAATGGAAAAGAAATAAGCCGGTCTGAAAAGACAGAATCATAATTAAAGAGCATACAAAATGTAGCAAACCTCAGGAGTTCCAAGAACCCAATTGCGAATGTGGTCACAAGCAGCACTTGCAGCAGATAGTGCGCTTGAAAGCTTTCTAGCCTTGATAATTGCAGCACCACGTTGTTGAACAGTCGATATGAATTCTCCATTcaacctaaataattaaaagtaacAACAAACCTTATTGACAAGGACAAATAATTTCTTCAAAAAGTAATAAACCTTATTGATAATCTTGTTACGTGTAAATAACCTTAAAACAACATCTAAAAAGGAATGGAGGGAGGAAGTAAGTTTAAAGCATTTGTTATATACCAGGAATCGTCGGAAACAAGTTCTCGGACAGGCTTCACCCCGGCGGGGGTGTTAACAGTTGCATGGTTGACATCGGGGTACTGGGTTGATGAATGATTACCCCAGATAATGACATTCTTTACATCAGAGACTTGAATGTTCAATCTTTCGGAAATTTGGCCCAATGCCCTATTGTGATCAAGTCTAGTCAAAGCAGAAATGTTTTTCTCTGGAATAGATGGAGCAAATTCCTTCAAGATCAATGCATTGGTGTTTGCTGGGTTAGCAACAACCAGAACCTGCAGAATATCACAAAGACTTTCTGTAAATATTCCAAATGACGCATACAATTAAACTAAAGATTCTTAAAAATAAGGTAGTTTTTAATGAATGAAGTTAGATTTCATGGCCATTAAACCACAAGGACTCTCCACCGATACCCTTGGACAGATATGAATTGAGGGGGTAGGAGTGCCTAATTCATATGAAAATTTGCATATATTCAGCATACATGTACAAGAATTCAGATACAACTATACTCATTGCAACTCCAAATTTCCTTAATGtaataacaaacaacaaacaacaaaaaatcaaacaaaccaaaaacaacaacaaccacagaTCCTTTAAGACTAAGTGGAAACGGCTCCATGGATCAAACAATGTCATAATGTTCTATCATAGGGGCTCAAACAACCCAATACATTAATGATTTTCAATCAATAGACAAAACCAAAGTTGGCCATAAACCTTGTGACATGACCAAGCCAACGACCCATCAGATTATTACACATATTAAAAAGTTGCATAAGTATGAGTTAATGAGGAAAAGATTACCTTGCAATTGGCAGCAGCGTGCTTTTCAAGGGCAGAAGCCTGGGACTTGTAAATAGATACATTCTTAGACATGACATCCTTCCTCTCCATACCTTCTTTTCTGGGGAATCCACCAACCATGACTGCAATATTGACTCCAGTGCATGCCTCGACAACATCAGTTGTGGCAACAACACCTGAAACAAATAATCCCATACAAATTCAAACTCTTATTCACCATACACATAGCATACAAGCAACCAGTATATAACAAAACCATatcaacatttaaaaaggatGGTATGATAGTAAACCTTTAAGCAGAGGAAAGGCGGCATCGACCAACTCCATCTTAACTCCATTCAATGACTCAGCTGCAGGAGGAATATCAAGCATGTGAAGGATGACAGGTTGATCTGGACCCAACATCACTCCCCTAGCAATCATAGGGACAAGAGCATAACCAATTTGTCCTGCAATTCAAAAAACATTCCATCAGTAcgacaaaatcatcacaaacaattTTCCAACGAATCAGCTATCATCATCCCACATTCAATCATCAAAAAAAGATCACTGATAAACAAACAcaaaacatcatcatcaacattgGTCATGTGGTCGGATCTGAACCCTCTAGCAGATCAAGATCCAAacgaaacaaatcaaacattttgaAACAAACCCGTGTTTTGAAatcttaaaattataaataaaacatgGCGAGATCACAGATCTAAATGTAAAAAATACAAACAGTTAGATCAAAGCATGGGTGATGAGAACAATGTATAACTAAATAGATGATATTGCTATGATGGAAGGAATACCTGCGGCGCCAGTGACGAGAACACGAACGGGGTcttttgccatttttgaagaaaTGAAAGGAAAATTGAAGCGGAgagaaacaacaattttttttttttttgagagtaAAAGGTGAGTGAGTGAGGAAGTTTGTCTAGAACTGTGTATTTATTCGCGTGGAGTTAGTGTTGCCACGTTAGCACAGCATGAAACAACGCATTAAAAACCATTCTAAAACTAGGGGTGGACAAAAACCGTAAAACCGGCCTAGCCCACAAGAACCGAAACAAAAAAACTGAAATGGGCTGGTTTCAAACGGGTTTCGGTTTAGCGCACCCAAATTTCAGTTTCAGACAGATTGAAATGGACGGACGCGGTTCATTGAAAAAGCACCGCGGACATCAGTTGCATGTTGTTTTCATTTTGAATGAAAGGTAATTTTTTTCTTCACTGTCTCTGTTTTGAACCTCACAAGTTTAGGGTTGTTATCTTTCTTTCACTTTTCTATAGATTGGtaacatatttaaatattatttttttctgctGCTTTCTATTTGTTAATGAAATGGTTGTATTGTTATGTAGGTTTATTGATTTAAAAGGCTGAAACCTAGAGACTTGAAAGGTAaagtatatttttttagaaaatttctttagccacctccctatgaggGTCACTCCCAGCGAAAAAACtcaaattacccctgcttcgaaaataaacttccgaaacatttttttttaaaaaaaatttccacaattcggaagtgcatctccgaaaacacctcatgggaggtgttttcggagataaacttccgaaaacacctttgttcagattttggggggtttcagaaatgaactttcgaattatgcagaaactgtgttttttttttatgtttttcttaacagtctcgtat from Vicia villosa cultivar HV-30 ecotype Madison, WI linkage group LG4, Vvil1.0, whole genome shotgun sequence encodes the following:
- the LOC131595816 gene encoding malate dehydrogenase, cytoplasmic, which encodes MAKDPVRVLVTGAAGQIGYALVPMIARGVMLGPDQPVILHMLDIPPAAESLNGVKMELVDAAFPLLKGVVATTDVVEACTGVNIAVMVGGFPRKEGMERKDVMSKNVSIYKSQASALEKHAAANCKVLVVANPANTNALILKEFAPSIPEKNISALTRLDHNRALGQISERLNIQVSDVKNVIIWGNHSSTQYPDVNHATVNTPAGVKPVRELVSDDSWLNGEFISTVQQRGAAIIKARKLSSALSAASAACDHIRNWVLGTPEGTFVSMGVYSDGSYNVPAGLIYSFPVTCANGEWKIVQGLSIDEFSRKKLDLTAEELSEEKSLAYSCLS